GGACTTATCATCAGGTACTTCGATTGTAAAAGGTGTTTCGGTAACAGTTCCCATAAATTGAGAATCAAAATAAATCTCACTACCAGTTAATGCTGTTATATTTATTGTATAAGAAAAAAGTAATGTGGTAAAGATTAATAAAAGAAGCAATATCAACTTTCTATACACTGTTAAATCTCACCCCGTTTTTCATTCAAAATCTTATTGATCTCATTTAATATTTCTATGCTTCTTTCTTTTTCTCCCAATTTTTCATATACTTTTTCCATTAATTTTACCCTGTTTTTTATCACGTTTTCTATTATATTAGTTCCTTCTTGAGTTATTTGGACAACGTATACCCTTTTATCCTTCTTGGATTTTTCTCTAACCAAATATCCTGCAATCTCCAATCTTCTAATGAGTCCTGTTGTTGTGCTTTTAGTTACTCCCAATCTTTTACTGATATCACTGAGCATTTTAGGACCTTTGAAATAAACGGTTTGCAAAACATCAAACTGAGCTGGAGAAATGTTGAATTCTTTTAAGACTTTCCTTCCTTCACTTTTAACTTTTGAACAAATTTCTCTAATTAACTTTTCCATTTGAATTGAAGGATTATTTTCCATTTTATTCCTCCCGAAATTATGAAATTACCATATTTAGAAACTCTAAAAATTGATTAAAGTACCTATTATTAAAATATAAAGGAATTTTTTAGGTTTCCTGGATTTAACCATCATCAAAATGAAATATCTAATATAGTATATCATATTCTTGAAAAATCAATCTGATAATTTTCAAACTTGAGTTTTTTGAAAGTAAATGTTAAAATAATCGAAGGTAGTTGAATAGCCTTTTAAGGGCATGTTCTTACTTCATCTTTTTGGCTGGGGTGGTTGGGTGAAGTCTTTTCTCTATCTTATGGTAGGGAGCTGGTGAAGGCGCAAAGACTCTTTTAATTTTATGGGTGGGAAAGCTGAGCGAAGGGGAGCTATTGATAAAATAATTTTAATTTTCGTAGGAGGAATACATGGAAAAAGATCTAACAAAGGGTAGCATAATAAAGCATATTCTGTTGATGTCATTACCCACAATGGTTGGTATGGCAGCCCAAATGGTTTACGATCTTGTTGATATCTTTTGGATTGGTATGATTTCCAGTGAGGCGATAGCCGGGGTAACAGTTTTTTCAACTATATTTTGGATGGTTGATGCATTAAATGAAATTATTGGTGTAAGTTCAATCTCATTGGTTTCCCAAGCTTACGGTAAAAAAGATTATCACCAAACGGCGAGATCAATTGAACAAACGATAAGTTTCAAATTTTTGATGGCATTAATAGCTGCA
This genomic window from Petrotoga miotherma DSM 10691 contains:
- a CDS encoding MarR family winged helix-turn-helix transcriptional regulator translates to MENNPSIQMEKLIREICSKVKSEGRKVLKEFNISPAQFDVLQTVYFKGPKMLSDISKRLGVTKSTTTGLIRRLEIAGYLVREKSKKDKRVYVVQITQEGTNIIENVIKNRVKLMEKVYEKLGEKERSIEILNEINKILNEKRGEI